The window TGAATGATAAATCCTAATAATCGAAGTGATTATGACTCTCCAATGAGTGATGATGGCATCTCCACTGAATGATGATGACATCTCCAGGAATTCACCAGTCAATTCCtcacctccccctcccccacatgATAATCATCATCCCCAAGGCCAGACACATCACCCAACAGAGACATAATCATCCTCATTGTTTCATAACAAAGTGAAACAGACGAAAATAACGCCCACAAATTACGTCGCCATTGTCCTCCGTCATTTTCCtcaattaccaaaaaaaaatcctttgttCCATCACATTTTCCCCTTTTAACCGCCAACAATCGCCCGACATTCACCCTCTACCTCCCCGACAATGAATCCTGGATAGTGACGTGTCAATTATTACAGAATTCATCACCGGACGCCATTAAAATAATCGATCACGTGGTCACGACATCATTTTAACGaacaaagaaaagtgatttgATGGATAAATCGTCGGGGGGTGGGAAAATAGGGGAGGAAAAGGGGTGAATTCGTATTGTGTATCGAGTACTCACTTGATTTTCAATTATGACGACCATTTTGGGGTGGATTAGCGACGGAGGGTGGGAATCAGGAGCTTAGAACGATCGTGTCAACAGTCAACGACAAACTGAAGTAAAAATTCCACCGGTTCGAGGGGAATTGGTGTCCAGGGGTGAGGGGAATCCCACTTATCCCCACTTCTGGATCGAGAAGACCCGAGGACACCCGAGGGGATCACGTGGGGATGACGATTTAATGAAGTCCAGCAGGTGGGGGTCAGCACTTTTGGATTATCGATTGGAGATGGGGTAATTCTCACCCCTTTCCACGTGTTTCTGGCTCGTGTCCTCGTCGGAGGGGGTTAGGGGGTCAGGGTAATGGGCCCCATGATTTTTTTGGGCCTTAAAGGAAGTCCTGAAGGACCAGGAGTCGAATTCAGAAGGAAATCTAGGGTTTTTGGTGGGGAAATCTAGGGTTTTAGTGGGGAAATTAGTGTTTTTGATgggaaaaaatcgtttttttggagtttttcgaccaaaaaaaattctgaaaaatcagaaattttgTCCAGAAACTGGGGAAATGGTGGGGATGACCCTGGATGAAGATTCAGATCCTCAGGAATGgtaatttgttaataaataattttttaaaatttttttcagaagtCGATTAACCTAATTTTGGAGAGAAAATAGTTTTGGATGAGTTCCACCGACTTTGTGGCGCCCCAGAAGGTCGAATGTCGGTTACTGGAGCCGTGATGTCTGCCAGGAAACCCCCGGGTCCTGGTAATTGATGAATCGTGAAAGGACACGATGACCTTGGGCCGATTGCGAAAGGAAATCGTGAGAAATGCGGAAgataaatcatgaaaaacGTCATCATCAGGAGGTCACGATGTGATTGGACGTGGGGAGTGACCCTGGACATTGTTACATAACAATTAGACatattaaaacaataaaaaattaatgttatggagttaattaattaattaaacaatttaatgtgCGAAAAAGCGAATTATGGAACGTTTTACTGTGccataatttttgtttatcaagaaaataatattttccagcgataaaattattgtttttattgttaattaggGGTTCTGGACATGGGGGGAGGGTTGTAGAGATTGAGGTGAGTGTTTGggatttttattaacattttttttataaataaattagataAATCGAGTGGAACACGtcgtaaaatgtaaaaaaattcacaaaaaaatagaaaaattgattttttatcaaattttgatttttaaatcagtttttttttggaaaattaaaccCTTGGGGGTGGGGGTAGGTCACCTGGGGGATGGAAAGTCGTATTTCAATGGGGTAGACCCTAAAGGGGGGGAAAAGTCGACGAAACACGtcgtaaaatgtaaaaaaatccccaaaaaaaatagaaaaattgcttttttaattaaaaatcaatcaaattttgatttttaaatcattttttattctttaaataAACCCCCTGGGGGTGGGGGGACCTCCCCAGGACAATAGAAACCCCTAAATCAGCGCTGCAGCCCCTGGAAAAGTGGAAAACTCCACAAAACACATCAAAAACtccaaaaactcaaaaaaaactataaaaattcatttttccctcaaaaatccTTCAAATTTGATTCCAAAATCACtttttcaaaccccaaaacctctcctccccctcaccaACAAAATCCCCCCCCAAAACCGATCGATTTCCCCCCAAAAACTCAATATTTCCCATCAAATTTCGAtgaaattcaacattttccattttctcatCTCAAACCGTAAAacattaacaaattaattaccataaaatcattaatccCAAGGCaataaccccccccccccccaccccctgaaATATTAATTCACCTGGTGACGACAAAAGTCCATCGATTTCCCTCGTCGATCAATAAACCGAAAGTTCCCGAAGTCCGAACGAGTCGTCGTCACCTGGAGATGCCctaaaaacccaaaaaaataattaaaaacaattaaaaacaattaaaataaattaaaaaaaaatattttaattacaacGTAAGGTCGATCGATGAATCTCCAGCACTTACGGTCCAGTCCACCCcccaaattattgaattatgggGGTGCAAGGGGTGGGAAATGCAGTCGCTGTTACGCAGGTGCGAGAGAATAATTTCCAGTAAAAATCCCTGAGTCCTTTGGTGCTGATGTTCCTGAGTTTGATTGGACTCTGTAGTGTCAGGAGGACATTGGAGATCGTCTGGTGACGATTCTGATTGTCCACCACGTCCTGGGGACGTTGGAGCCGGGATAAATGACGAAAATggacattaattttcatcttgTTGTGCCCAATATCCAGACGACGTCGTCCAACGACCCCAGGGACGACTTTGTGTTCGTGTACGAGGATGACAAGAGACCTCTGGTGATACTGTTGGGGTGGGCCGGCTGTCAGGACAAATATTTGGCGAAATATAGTGGGATTTACGAGGAGAGAAGGTAATTTTTGGCTGAAATCAGGCGAATTTGATGTAATTTTTGGATTTCCTGGGGATCTAGTGACATTCTGGGGATATTCTGGGGTTTTTTATGGTACGTTTGGAGACAGAATAAGGGATTTAAGGTACAGGAAGATGTCATGTCAATGAATTATCTctccaaatgaaaattcaacgatttAATTCTCCATTGAACGAACcatattattgaatttaaaatgagGGATAACAGAAACTCAAGGGCCCTCCCTTAAAATCGAGATGTATCTTTCAATCGAGCCTTCCTGGAGGTGTCATGAAATGCCAATGATCATCGTATAAAGTTCCCATTGACATAACCaccgaaaatataaatttgataTTAAAGATTGGAGGTTATGTCACGACTTATTGGGAATGATAAAAGGCTTTGTCCCTAGCAAGGAGAGCCCTGTCCACCTGGCTGACCCTCTCCACATCAGGTACATGTCCTCCATGATGATCCCGGATAATCCCTGCACTTGTCACTCATCAAAGAACCAAATAATTATCTCTTCATTAATCTTCGATTTGGAATAAACCAGCACGACAACGAGCATCTCCAATGACAGAGAGCTAGTTGATAAATCACCCGATGATattcaaaatcaataattcaatatttcaagATCACTAAACGTTCATCACCCCCGTTACCACAGCAAAAATCCAACATTTTAATTCACCAACAAATGCACGAAAAATCGTGATAGGTTATGTCATCTATTCATCATCCCTTTGGGAATTGGGGACGAACCCTAGTGACCTGGACGTCAGTATTCACCCAGAAGACTTCCAAATCCTCATCCCATCCCCTCAATCACCAACACAACCACCAAACAATCTTAAAACTTTCTTTGTTCTCGAGGCCTCGAGGGCCTTTGTCACTGAAGcattttaatttatcattttcagtTGGATAACAATGAGATGTACAGTACCAGTGGAATTTCTCCTCTGGCGACGTGATAAGATCCCAGTCATTGGAAGACAACTTCTCCAGATGATATTCGACCAAAATCTCCACCAACATCCGATATTCTTTCACATATTCAGCAATGGAGGTGCCATTTTGTACCAGCAGATAAGTCTCGTCATGCAGGAGATGAAAAATCACATCAACGTAATCATTAACCCACCCCCCAGGACCCCATAACCCCCCATAAACCCCAATCAACCCCCCAGAAGTCCCCAGAACTCCCCTAGAACCCCCTAGAAGTCCCCCAGGTCCTCCAAACCCCACCATAACCccaaaaaactaataaaatacCTTTTGTTTCCCCAAAAAAAGGTGAAGGGCGTCATATTCGACAGTTCCCCAGGTGAACGAAGGGTCTCCTCACTCTTCAGGGCAGCCAGTGCAATAGTTGGTGGTCGTCCAGTGACAAATCTCCCGATGTCCCTCTTCATAACGATATTTTTATCAGTTTTTTGGGTGTACGAGGTACCTCACACGTGATTATCCCCTCAAAAATGTCGATCGACGCCATTTTCCACCCCTTTCATTACAGATCATCACTCGTTCATGGAGTCCAGGCACCAGAGCATCAACAAATCCCTTTGAACTCACTGAGGAACCACATTCCTGGCCCCAACTCTTTCTCTACTCAAATGCTGATACGTTAATACCTGCAATAGTGAGTATTTCCTCACTTTTTCGACAGAATTACGACGTTATCCTGATCACATCACGATAATTCATGATCTGGGGTACCATAACGACCTCCAGAGATGTCTCACCCCTTGACCCACCCCCTGGTATCGCCTGATTCTCCTGGAGACACTGAACGTACCCCAATTCAacgttttttttcatgattttgaggttatgttcgTTAATTACTCATTACCACACCTTTTCGTCACTTCCCACGTCATCTAATCATCAATTCACGTTCCAACATCATCCCTGAGGACCTCTAGACCAGTACACCACCAACTGGTGGTCATCTTGGTCGAATGGAAACGTTTTTCCCCCCAAAATGTTGATTTTCTGTCTTTCTTTGTTCATAAAACACACGATGACGTCGTAATTCCTTTGTTCGTCGCCATTTTGTTTGTtagagtaataataataattgttattgttGTATTGTTGTGGTATTGTTGTTCCTGATTGAGTTGGGGGTCAGACAagccgaaaaaatcattcagaaacgatttaattaattagttttgaTGACATTTTTGTCAATTAACCTTCAGGAcgttgaaaaatttggaaGTCGTCGAGCTGAACGTGGGGTACCTGTTCAGCTGGTGCTATTCACTGATGCACCACATGTCAAACTCTACGCAGTTTACCCAGATGTCTACATCAACATCGTCTGCACGTTCATCAACGAATGTATCACGAACATCAGGAATCAGACGATTTTTGATGATTCGATTGACGACGACGAGGACGAAATACAGTTGAAGGTCCAGGGGACAATTTCCGGGGTCAGGAGGAGGGTGATCCTGCCCCAGGAGGCGATCTCCAACGTTTCGTTGgacaaataaacaattgaaagttgattttcagaatttttgacttacttttcgatgaaaaatcagaaaattcttTTGTTTCTGGAGATTTTGAGGGTGAAATGTTATGATTATTGTCACAAGCTGGTCTTGGATGATGAGTACGAGGGTTGGAGTTGATGAGGAACGTGAcagaggaatttttatgacaaAAGTTCATTgacaaagttgatttttccttCGGTGCAGGAGATTGACAccaaacataacctcaaaatcagaaaaaatcgacgtaaAAAGGGATTAAAGTGGATTAATACGCCCTAAATTGGTCTGCTGTCAGCACAGGATCGAATATCAATCACTGGTGAAGTACTATGATCATGTCTAATGACTAATTATcac of the Diachasmimorpha longicaudata isolate KC_UGA_2023 chromosome 20, iyDiaLong2, whole genome shotgun sequence genome contains:
- the LOC135171472 gene encoding transmembrane protein 53 isoform X1 — protein: MTKMDINFHLVVPNIQTTSSNDPRDDFVFVYEDDKRPLVILLGWAGCQDKYLAKYSGIYEERSWITMRCTVPVEFLLWRRDKIPVIGRQLLQMIFDQNLHQHPIFFHIFSNGGAILYQQISLVMQEMKNHINVKGVIFDSSPGERRVSSLFRAASAIVGGRPVTNLPMSLFITIFLSVFWVYEIITRSWSPGTRASTNPFELTEEPHSWPQLFLYSNADTLIPAIDVEKFGSRRAERGVPVQLVLFTDAPHVKLYAVYPDVYINIVCTFINECITNIRNQTIFDDSIDDDEDEIQLKVQGTISGVRRRVILPQEAISNVSLDK
- the LOC135171472 gene encoding transmembrane protein 53-A isoform X2, which gives rise to MIKGFVPSKESPVHLADPLHISWITMRCTVPVEFLLWRRDKIPVIGRQLLQMIFDQNLHQHPIFFHIFSNGGAILYQQISLVMQEMKNHINVKGVIFDSSPGERRVSSLFRAASAIVGGRPVTNLPMSLFITIFLSVFWVYEIITRSWSPGTRASTNPFELTEEPHSWPQLFLYSNADTLIPAIDVEKFGSRRAERGVPVQLVLFTDAPHVKLYAVYPDVYINIVCTFINECITNIRNQTIFDDSIDDDEDEIQLKVQGTISGVRRRVILPQEAISNVSLDK